From Acinonyx jubatus isolate Ajub_Pintada_27869175 chromosome B2, VMU_Ajub_asm_v1.0, whole genome shotgun sequence, a single genomic window includes:
- the SLC39A7 gene encoding zinc transporter SLC39A7 isoform X2, giving the protein MATCTRTCTKTSMATATVLISAAPFFVLFLIPVESNSPRHRSLLQILLSFASGGLLGDAFLHLIPHALEPHSHHPLEQPGHGHSHSGQGPILSVGLWVLSGIVAFLVVEKFVRHVKGGHGHSHGHGHAHGHTQGGHGHGRQERSSKEKQSSEEEEKEAGGSRKRRGGSTGLKDGPVRPQNSEEEKKGSDLRVSGYLNLAADLAHNFTDGLAIGASFRGGRGLGILTTMTVLLHEVPHEVGDFAILVQSGCSKKQAMRLQLLTAIGALAGTACALLTEGGAVGSEVASGTGPGWVLPFTAGGFIYVATVSVLPELLREASPLQSLLEVLGLLGGVVMMVLIAHLE; this is encoded by the exons ATGGCGACCTGCACCAGGACCTGCACGAAGACTTCCATGGCCACAGCCACAG TGCTGATCTCCGCAGCTCCATTTTTTGTCCTCTTCCTTATCCCTGTGGAATCAAACTCCCCCCGGCACCGCTCTCTGCTCCAGATCTTGCTCAGTTTTGCTTCCGGTGGGCTCCTGGGAGATGCCTTTCTGCACCTCATTCCTCATGCCCTGG AACCTCATTCTCACCACCCTCTGGAGCAGCCTGGACATGGACACTCCCACAGTG GCCAGGGACCCATTCTGTCTGTGGGACTGTGGGTCCTCAGTGGAATTGTTGCCTTTCTTGTGGTGGAGAAATTTGTGAGACATGTGAAAGGAGGACATGGACACAGTCACGGACATGGACACGCTCATGGTCACACACAGGGAGGTCATGGGCATGGAAGACAGG AGCGTTCTTCAAAGGAGAAACAGAgctcagaggaagaagaaaaggaagcaggtgGGTCtcggaagaggagaggagggagcacAGGGCTCAAAGATGGGCCAGTGAGACCTCAGAattctgaagaggaaaaaaaaggttcAG ATCTGCGTGTATCAGGGTACCTGAATCTGGCTGCTGACCTGGCACACAACTTCACAGATGGTCTGGCTATTGGTGCTTCATTTAGAGGAGGTCGGGGGCTAGGGATCCTGACCACAATGACTGTTCTGCTACATGAAGTGCCCCATGAAGTTGGGGACTTTGCCATCCTGGTCCAGTCTGGGTGCAGCAAAAAACAG GCGATGCGTCTGCAACTACTGACGGCAATAGGGGCACTGGCAGGCACAGCCTGTGCCCTCCTAACTGAAGGAGGGGCAGTGGGCAGTGAAGTTGCAAGTGGTACAGGTCCTGGCTGGGTTCTGCCATTCACTGCAGGTGGCTTCATCTATGTAGCAACGGTGTCCGTGTTGCCTGAGCTGTTGAGGGAGGCATCACCATTGCAGTCACTTCTGGAGGTGCTGGGGCTGCTAGGGGGAGTTGTCATGATGGTGCTGATTGCCCACCTCGAGTGA
- the RXRB gene encoding retinoic acid receptor RXR-beta isoform X4 — MPQGSVGRWGCEKKCIVGSPPGGGGDGPGWIPRRRRRRQQPENNKPRSRSQGRLDGTGWATAGGINSTVSLPGGGSGPPEDVKPPVLGVRGLHCPPPPGGPGAGKRLCAICGDRSSGKHYGVYSCEGCKGFFKRTIRKDLTYSCRDNKDCTVDKRQRNRCQYCRYQKCLATGMKREAVQEERQRGKDKDGDGEGAGGAPEEMPVDRILEAELAVEQKSDQGVEGPGGTGGSGSSPNDPVTNICQAADKQLFTLVEWAKRIPHFSSLPLDDQVILLRAGWNELLIASFSHRSIDVRDGILLATGLHVHRNSAHSAGVGAIFDRSLSRVLTELVSKMRDMRMDKTELGCLRAIILFNPDAKGLSNPSEVEVLREKVYASLETYCKQKYPEQQGRFAKLLLRLPALRSIGLKCLEHLFFFKLIGDTPIDTFLMEMLEAPHQLA; from the exons ATGCCGCAGGGCAGTGTGGGCCGGTGGGGGTGCGAAAAGAAATGCATTGTGGGGTCGCCTCCCGGTGGCGGCGGCGACGGCCCTGGCTGGatcccgcggcggcggcggcggcggcagcagccgGAGAACAACAAACCCCGGAGCCGGAGCCAGGGGAGGCTGGACGGGACGGGATGGGCGACAGCGGGCGGG ATTAACTCAACAGTGTCGCTCCCTGGGGGTGGGTCTGGCCCCCCTGAAGATGTGAAGCCACCAGTCTTAGGGGTCCGGGGCCTGCACTGTCCACCCCCTCCAGGTGGCCCTGGGGCTGGTAAACGGCTATGTGCAATCTGCGGGGACCGAAGCTCAG GCAAACACTACGGGGTTTACAGCTGTGAGGGCTGCAAAGGCTTCTTCAAGCGTACCATCCGTAAGGACCTGACCTACTCGTGCCGGGACAACAAGGACTGCACAGTGGACAAGCGCCAGCGAAACCGCTGTCAGTACTGCCGTTATCAGAAGTGCCTGGCCACTGGCATGAAGAGGGAGG cggtACAGGAGGAACGTCAGCGGGGGAAGGACAAGGacggggatggggagggggctgggggagccccCGAGGAGATGCCTGTGGACAGGATCCTGGAGGCAGAGCTTGCCGTGGAGCAGAAGAGTGACCAGGGCGTTGAGGGTCCTGGGGGAACCGGGGGTAGCGGCAGCAGC CCAAATGACCCCGTGACTAACATCTGTCAGGCAGCTGACAAACAGCTATTCACGCTTGTTGAGTGGGCGAAGAGGAtcccacatttttcttccttgcctctggaTGACCAGGTCATATTGCTACGGGCAG GCTGGAACGAGCTCCTCATTGCTTCCTTCTCCCACCGATCCATTGATGTCCGAGATGGCATCCTCCTCGCCACAGGTCTTCATGTGCACCGCAACTCAGCCCATTCTGCAGGCGTGGGAGCCATCTTTGATCG GTCCCTCTCCAGGGTGCTGACAGAGCTAGTGTCCAAAATGCGTGACATGAGGATGGACAAGACAGAGCTTGGCTGCCTGAGGGCAATCATTCTGTTCAATCCAG ATGCCAAGGGTCTCTCCAACCCCAGTGAGGTGGAGGTTCTGAGGGAGAAAGTGTATGCATCACTGGAGACCTACTGCAAACAGAAGTACCCTGAGCAGCAGGGACG GTTTGCCAAGCTGCTGCTACGTCTTCCTGCCCTCAGGTCCATTGGCCTTAAGTGTCTAGAACATCTGTTTTTCTTCAAGCTCATTGGAGACACCCCCATTGACACCTTCCTCATGGAGATGCTTGAGGCTCCCCACCAGCTGGCCTGA
- the HSD17B8 gene encoding (3R)-3-hydroxyacyl-CoA dehydrogenase, whose translation MASQLRLCSALALVTGAGSGIGRAVSVRLAREGAAVAACDLDEAAASETVRLLGGRGSEEVAPCGGHAAFQADVSEAGAVRRLLEQVQACFSRPPSVVVSCAGITRDEFLLHMSEDDWDKVIAVNLKGIFLVTQAAAQLLVSSGCHASIINISSITGKVGNMGQTNYAASKAGVIGLTQTAARELGRHGIRCNSVLPGFITTPMTQKVPQKVLDKVTGMIPMGHLGDPEDVADVVAFLASEDSGYITGASVEVTGGLFM comes from the exons ATGGCGTCTCAGCTCCGTCTCTGCTCGGCGCTGGCCCTGGTCACAG GCGCGGGTAGCGGCATCGGCCGAGCTGTCAGTGTGCGCCTGGCCAGAGAGGGGGCCGCCGTGGCCGCTTGCGACCTGGACGAGGCAGCAGCAAGCGAGACGGTGCGGCTGCTGGGCGGGCGGGGTAGCGAGGAGGTGGCGCCCTGCGGGGGCCACGCAGCCTTCCAGGCTGACGTGTCTGAGGCCGGGGCGGTCAGGCGCCTGCTGGAACAAGTACAG GCCTGCTTTTCTCGCCCACCGTCCGTCGTTGTGTCCTGTGCTGGGATCACCAGGGATGAGTTTCTGCTCCACATGTCAGAGGATGACTGGGACAAAGTCATAGCTGTCAACCTCAAG GGCATCTTTCTAGTCACTCAAGCTGCAGCCCAACTCCTGGTGTCCAGTGGGTGTCATGCTTCCATCATCAACATCAGTAGCATCACAGGGAAG GTGGGGAACATGGGACAGACAAACTACGCAGCATCCAAGGCTGGAGTGATTGGGCTGACCCAGACTGCAGCTCGAGAACTTGGCCG ACATGGGATCCGCTGTAACTCTGTCCTCCCAGGGTTCATTACAACACCTATGACACAGAAAGTGCCACAGAAAGTGCTGGACAAG GTGACTGGAATGATCCCGATGGGGCATTTGGGGGATCCTGAGG ATGTGGCAGATGTGGTCGCATTCTTGGCATCTGAAGACAGTGGATACATCACAGGGGCCTCAGTGGAAGTCACTG gagGTCTTTTCATGTAA
- the RXRB gene encoding retinoic acid receptor RXR-beta isoform X2, which yields MSWAARPPFLPQRHAAGQCGPVGVRKEMHCGVASRWRRRRPWLDPAAAAAAAAAGEQQTPEPEPGEAGRDGMGDSGRDSRSPDSSSPNPLPQGAPPSSPPGLPLPPSAAPTLGGSGAPPPPPMPPPPLGSPFPVISSSMGSPGLPPPAPPGFSGPVSSPQINSTVSLPGGGSGPPEDVKPPVLGVRGLHCPPPPGGPGAGKRLCAICGDRSSGKHYGVYSCEGCKGFFKRTIRKDLTYSCRDNKDCTVDKRQRNRCQYCRYQKCLATGMKREAVQEERQRGKDKDGDGEGAGGAPEEMPVDRILEAELAVEQKSDQGVEGPGGTGGSGSSPNDPVTNICQAADKQLFTLVEWAKRIPHFSSLPLDDQVILLRAGWNELLIASFSHRSIDVRDGILLATGLHVHRNSAHSAGVGAIFDRSLSRVLTELVSKMRDMRMDKTELGCLRAIILFNPDAKGLSNPSEVEVLREKVYASLETYCKQKYPEQQGRFAKLLLRLPALRSIGLKCLEHLFFFKLIGDTPIDTFLMEMLEAPHQLA from the exons ATGTCTTGGGCTGCTCGCCCGCCCTTCCTCCCCCAGCGGCATGCCGCAGGGCAGTGTGGGCCGGTGGGGGTGCGAAAAGAAATGCATTGTGGGGTCGCCTCCCGGTGGCGGCGGCGACGGCCCTGGCTGGatcccgcggcggcggcggcggcggcagcagccgGAGAACAACAAACCCCGGAGCCGGAGCCAGGGGAGGCTGGACGGGACGGGATGGGCGACAGCGGGCGGG ACTCCCGAAGCCCAGACAGTTCCTCCCCGAATCCCCTTCCCCAGGgggcccctccctcttctcctcctggcCTACCCCTACCCCCTTCAGCAGCCCCAACCCTTGGAGGTTCcggggccccacccccacccccgatgcCACCCCCTCCACTGGGCTCCCCTTTCCCAGTCATCAGCTCTTCCATGGGGTCCCCTGGTCTGCCCCCTCCAGCTCCCCCAGGATTCTCCGGGCCTGTCAGCAGCCCCCAG ATTAACTCAACAGTGTCGCTCCCTGGGGGTGGGTCTGGCCCCCCTGAAGATGTGAAGCCACCAGTCTTAGGGGTCCGGGGCCTGCACTGTCCACCCCCTCCAGGTGGCCCTGGGGCTGGTAAACGGCTATGTGCAATCTGCGGGGACCGAAGCTCAG GCAAACACTACGGGGTTTACAGCTGTGAGGGCTGCAAAGGCTTCTTCAAGCGTACCATCCGTAAGGACCTGACCTACTCGTGCCGGGACAACAAGGACTGCACAGTGGACAAGCGCCAGCGAAACCGCTGTCAGTACTGCCGTTATCAGAAGTGCCTGGCCACTGGCATGAAGAGGGAGG cggtACAGGAGGAACGTCAGCGGGGGAAGGACAAGGacggggatggggagggggctgggggagccccCGAGGAGATGCCTGTGGACAGGATCCTGGAGGCAGAGCTTGCCGTGGAGCAGAAGAGTGACCAGGGCGTTGAGGGTCCTGGGGGAACCGGGGGTAGCGGCAGCAGC CCAAATGACCCCGTGACTAACATCTGTCAGGCAGCTGACAAACAGCTATTCACGCTTGTTGAGTGGGCGAAGAGGAtcccacatttttcttccttgcctctggaTGACCAGGTCATATTGCTACGGGCAG GCTGGAACGAGCTCCTCATTGCTTCCTTCTCCCACCGATCCATTGATGTCCGAGATGGCATCCTCCTCGCCACAGGTCTTCATGTGCACCGCAACTCAGCCCATTCTGCAGGCGTGGGAGCCATCTTTGATCG GTCCCTCTCCAGGGTGCTGACAGAGCTAGTGTCCAAAATGCGTGACATGAGGATGGACAAGACAGAGCTTGGCTGCCTGAGGGCAATCATTCTGTTCAATCCAG ATGCCAAGGGTCTCTCCAACCCCAGTGAGGTGGAGGTTCTGAGGGAGAAAGTGTATGCATCACTGGAGACCTACTGCAAACAGAAGTACCCTGAGCAGCAGGGACG GTTTGCCAAGCTGCTGCTACGTCTTCCTGCCCTCAGGTCCATTGGCCTTAAGTGTCTAGAACATCTGTTTTTCTTCAAGCTCATTGGAGACACCCCCATTGACACCTTCCTCATGGAGATGCTTGAGGCTCCCCACCAGCTGGCCTGA
- the RXRB gene encoding retinoic acid receptor RXR-beta isoform X3 yields MSWAARPPFLPQRHAAGQCGPVGVRKEMHCGVASRWRRRRPWLDPAAAAAAAAAGEQQTPEPEPGEAGRDGMGDSGRDSRSPDSSSPNPLPQGAPPSSPPGLPLPPSAAPTLGGSGAPPPPPMPPPPLGSPFPVISSSMGSPGLPPPAPPGFSGPVSSPQINSTVSLPGGGSGPPEDVKPPVLGVRGLHCPPPPGGPGAGKRLCAICGDRSSGKHYGVYSCEGCKGFFKRTIRKDLTYSCRDNKDCTVDKRQRNRCQYCRYQKCLATGMKREAVQEERQRGKDKDGDGEGAGGAPEEMPVDRILEAELAVEQKSDQGVEGPGGTGGSGSSPNDPVTNICQAADKQLFTLVEWAKRIPHFSSLPLDDQVILLRAGWNELLIASFSHRSIDVRDGILLATGLHVHRNSAHSAGVGAIFDRVLTELVSKMRDMRMDKTELGCLRAIILFNPDAKGLSNPSEVEVLREKVYASLETYCKQKYPEQQGRFAKLLLRLPALRSIGLKCLEHLFFFKLIGDTPIDTFLMEMLEAPHQLA; encoded by the exons ATGTCTTGGGCTGCTCGCCCGCCCTTCCTCCCCCAGCGGCATGCCGCAGGGCAGTGTGGGCCGGTGGGGGTGCGAAAAGAAATGCATTGTGGGGTCGCCTCCCGGTGGCGGCGGCGACGGCCCTGGCTGGatcccgcggcggcggcggcggcggcagcagccgGAGAACAACAAACCCCGGAGCCGGAGCCAGGGGAGGCTGGACGGGACGGGATGGGCGACAGCGGGCGGG ACTCCCGAAGCCCAGACAGTTCCTCCCCGAATCCCCTTCCCCAGGgggcccctccctcttctcctcctggcCTACCCCTACCCCCTTCAGCAGCCCCAACCCTTGGAGGTTCcggggccccacccccacccccgatgcCACCCCCTCCACTGGGCTCCCCTTTCCCAGTCATCAGCTCTTCCATGGGGTCCCCTGGTCTGCCCCCTCCAGCTCCCCCAGGATTCTCCGGGCCTGTCAGCAGCCCCCAG ATTAACTCAACAGTGTCGCTCCCTGGGGGTGGGTCTGGCCCCCCTGAAGATGTGAAGCCACCAGTCTTAGGGGTCCGGGGCCTGCACTGTCCACCCCCTCCAGGTGGCCCTGGGGCTGGTAAACGGCTATGTGCAATCTGCGGGGACCGAAGCTCAG GCAAACACTACGGGGTTTACAGCTGTGAGGGCTGCAAAGGCTTCTTCAAGCGTACCATCCGTAAGGACCTGACCTACTCGTGCCGGGACAACAAGGACTGCACAGTGGACAAGCGCCAGCGAAACCGCTGTCAGTACTGCCGTTATCAGAAGTGCCTGGCCACTGGCATGAAGAGGGAGG cggtACAGGAGGAACGTCAGCGGGGGAAGGACAAGGacggggatggggagggggctgggggagccccCGAGGAGATGCCTGTGGACAGGATCCTGGAGGCAGAGCTTGCCGTGGAGCAGAAGAGTGACCAGGGCGTTGAGGGTCCTGGGGGAACCGGGGGTAGCGGCAGCAGC CCAAATGACCCCGTGACTAACATCTGTCAGGCAGCTGACAAACAGCTATTCACGCTTGTTGAGTGGGCGAAGAGGAtcccacatttttcttccttgcctctggaTGACCAGGTCATATTGCTACGGGCAG GCTGGAACGAGCTCCTCATTGCTTCCTTCTCCCACCGATCCATTGATGTCCGAGATGGCATCCTCCTCGCCACAGGTCTTCATGTGCACCGCAACTCAGCCCATTCTGCAGGCGTGGGAGCCATCTTTGATCG GGTGCTGACAGAGCTAGTGTCCAAAATGCGTGACATGAGGATGGACAAGACAGAGCTTGGCTGCCTGAGGGCAATCATTCTGTTCAATCCAG ATGCCAAGGGTCTCTCCAACCCCAGTGAGGTGGAGGTTCTGAGGGAGAAAGTGTATGCATCACTGGAGACCTACTGCAAACAGAAGTACCCTGAGCAGCAGGGACG GTTTGCCAAGCTGCTGCTACGTCTTCCTGCCCTCAGGTCCATTGGCCTTAAGTGTCTAGAACATCTGTTTTTCTTCAAGCTCATTGGAGACACCCCCATTGACACCTTCCTCATGGAGATGCTTGAGGCTCCCCACCAGCTGGCCTGA
- the RXRB gene encoding retinoic acid receptor RXR-beta isoform X1, with protein MSWAARPPFLPQRHAAGQCGPVGVRKEMHCGVASRWRRRRPWLDPAAAAAAAAAGEQQTPEPEPGEAGRDGMGDSGRDSRSPDSSSPNPLPQGAPPSSPPGLPLPPSAAPTLGGSGAPPPPPMPPPPLGSPFPVISSSMGSPGLPPPAPPGFSGPVSSPQVRGRGSLTASPLSFPCFPCDPRSLCELPHGPLTFQSSNPGRPVVLVRPLALPEINSTVSLPGGGSGPPEDVKPPVLGVRGLHCPPPPGGPGAGKRLCAICGDRSSGKHYGVYSCEGCKGFFKRTIRKDLTYSCRDNKDCTVDKRQRNRCQYCRYQKCLATGMKREAVQEERQRGKDKDGDGEGAGGAPEEMPVDRILEAELAVEQKSDQGVEGPGGTGGSGSSPNDPVTNICQAADKQLFTLVEWAKRIPHFSSLPLDDQVILLRAGWNELLIASFSHRSIDVRDGILLATGLHVHRNSAHSAGVGAIFDRSLSRVLTELVSKMRDMRMDKTELGCLRAIILFNPDAKGLSNPSEVEVLREKVYASLETYCKQKYPEQQGRFAKLLLRLPALRSIGLKCLEHLFFFKLIGDTPIDTFLMEMLEAPHQLA; from the exons ATGTCTTGGGCTGCTCGCCCGCCCTTCCTCCCCCAGCGGCATGCCGCAGGGCAGTGTGGGCCGGTGGGGGTGCGAAAAGAAATGCATTGTGGGGTCGCCTCCCGGTGGCGGCGGCGACGGCCCTGGCTGGatcccgcggcggcggcggcggcggcagcagccgGAGAACAACAAACCCCGGAGCCGGAGCCAGGGGAGGCTGGACGGGACGGGATGGGCGACAGCGGGCGGG ACTCCCGAAGCCCAGACAGTTCCTCCCCGAATCCCCTTCCCCAGGgggcccctccctcttctcctcctggcCTACCCCTACCCCCTTCAGCAGCCCCAACCCTTGGAGGTTCcggggccccacccccacccccgatgcCACCCCCTCCACTGGGCTCCCCTTTCCCAGTCATCAGCTCTTCCATGGGGTCCCCTGGTCTGCCCCCTCCAGCTCCCCCAGGATTCTCCGGGCCTGTCAGCAGCCCCCAGGTGAGAGGTCGTGGCTCACTGACTGCCTCTCcactttcatttccttgttttccttgtGACCCCAGATCCTTGTGTGAACTTCCCCATGGCCCACTGACCTTCCAGTCCTCTAATCCTGGCAGGCCTGTGGTCCTTGTGAGACCCCTTGCCCTTCCTGAG ATTAACTCAACAGTGTCGCTCCCTGGGGGTGGGTCTGGCCCCCCTGAAGATGTGAAGCCACCAGTCTTAGGGGTCCGGGGCCTGCACTGTCCACCCCCTCCAGGTGGCCCTGGGGCTGGTAAACGGCTATGTGCAATCTGCGGGGACCGAAGCTCAG GCAAACACTACGGGGTTTACAGCTGTGAGGGCTGCAAAGGCTTCTTCAAGCGTACCATCCGTAAGGACCTGACCTACTCGTGCCGGGACAACAAGGACTGCACAGTGGACAAGCGCCAGCGAAACCGCTGTCAGTACTGCCGTTATCAGAAGTGCCTGGCCACTGGCATGAAGAGGGAGG cggtACAGGAGGAACGTCAGCGGGGGAAGGACAAGGacggggatggggagggggctgggggagccccCGAGGAGATGCCTGTGGACAGGATCCTGGAGGCAGAGCTTGCCGTGGAGCAGAAGAGTGACCAGGGCGTTGAGGGTCCTGGGGGAACCGGGGGTAGCGGCAGCAGC CCAAATGACCCCGTGACTAACATCTGTCAGGCAGCTGACAAACAGCTATTCACGCTTGTTGAGTGGGCGAAGAGGAtcccacatttttcttccttgcctctggaTGACCAGGTCATATTGCTACGGGCAG GCTGGAACGAGCTCCTCATTGCTTCCTTCTCCCACCGATCCATTGATGTCCGAGATGGCATCCTCCTCGCCACAGGTCTTCATGTGCACCGCAACTCAGCCCATTCTGCAGGCGTGGGAGCCATCTTTGATCG GTCCCTCTCCAGGGTGCTGACAGAGCTAGTGTCCAAAATGCGTGACATGAGGATGGACAAGACAGAGCTTGGCTGCCTGAGGGCAATCATTCTGTTCAATCCAG ATGCCAAGGGTCTCTCCAACCCCAGTGAGGTGGAGGTTCTGAGGGAGAAAGTGTATGCATCACTGGAGACCTACTGCAAACAGAAGTACCCTGAGCAGCAGGGACG GTTTGCCAAGCTGCTGCTACGTCTTCCTGCCCTCAGGTCCATTGGCCTTAAGTGTCTAGAACATCTGTTTTTCTTCAAGCTCATTGGAGACACCCCCATTGACACCTTCCTCATGGAGATGCTTGAGGCTCCCCACCAGCTGGCCTGA
- the SLC39A7 gene encoding zinc transporter SLC39A7 isoform X1, whose translation MARGLGAPHWVAMGLLTWAALGLLVAGHGGHGDLHQDLHEDFHGHSHRRSQEDFHHGHSHAHGHGHTHESIWHGHTHGHEHGHSHEDLHHGHSHGQSHETLYHRGHGHDHEHSHGGYGESGAPGIKQDLDTVTLWAYALGATVLISAAPFFVLFLIPVESNSPRHRSLLQILLSFASGGLLGDAFLHLIPHALEPHSHHPLEQPGHGHSHSGQGPILSVGLWVLSGIVAFLVVEKFVRHVKGGHGHSHGHGHAHGHTQGGHGHGRQERSSKEKQSSEEEEKEAGGSRKRRGGSTGLKDGPVRPQNSEEEKKGSDLRVSGYLNLAADLAHNFTDGLAIGASFRGGRGLGILTTMTVLLHEVPHEVGDFAILVQSGCSKKQAMRLQLLTAIGALAGTACALLTEGGAVGSEVASGTGPGWVLPFTAGGFIYVATVSVLPELLREASPLQSLLEVLGLLGGVVMMVLIAHLE comes from the exons ATGGCCAGGGGCCTGGGGGCTCCCCACTGGGTGGCCATGGGACTGCTGACCTGGGCGGCCTTGGGGCTGCTAGTGGCCGGACACGGGGGTCATGGCGACCTGCACCAGGACCTGCACGAAGACTTCCATGGCCACAGCCACAGGCGCTCACAAGAGGATTTTCACCATggacacagccatgcccatgGCCATGGCCACACTCACGAGAGCATCTGGCATGGGCATACCCACGGTCACGAACATGGACATTCACATGAGGATTTGCACCATGGCCATAGCCATGGCCAATCCCATGAGACCCTCTACCACAGAGGACATGGACATGACCATGAGCACAGCCATGGAGGCTATGGGGAGTCTGGGGCTCCAGGCATCAAGCAGGACCTGGATACTGTCACTCTCTGGGCCTAT GCACTGGGGGCCACAGTGCTGATCTCCGCAGCTCCATTTTTTGTCCTCTTCCTTATCCCTGTGGAATCAAACTCCCCCCGGCACCGCTCTCTGCTCCAGATCTTGCTCAGTTTTGCTTCCGGTGGGCTCCTGGGAGATGCCTTTCTGCACCTCATTCCTCATGCCCTGG AACCTCATTCTCACCACCCTCTGGAGCAGCCTGGACATGGACACTCCCACAGTG GCCAGGGACCCATTCTGTCTGTGGGACTGTGGGTCCTCAGTGGAATTGTTGCCTTTCTTGTGGTGGAGAAATTTGTGAGACATGTGAAAGGAGGACATGGACACAGTCACGGACATGGACACGCTCATGGTCACACACAGGGAGGTCATGGGCATGGAAGACAGG AGCGTTCTTCAAAGGAGAAACAGAgctcagaggaagaagaaaaggaagcaggtgGGTCtcggaagaggagaggagggagcacAGGGCTCAAAGATGGGCCAGTGAGACCTCAGAattctgaagaggaaaaaaaaggttcAG ATCTGCGTGTATCAGGGTACCTGAATCTGGCTGCTGACCTGGCACACAACTTCACAGATGGTCTGGCTATTGGTGCTTCATTTAGAGGAGGTCGGGGGCTAGGGATCCTGACCACAATGACTGTTCTGCTACATGAAGTGCCCCATGAAGTTGGGGACTTTGCCATCCTGGTCCAGTCTGGGTGCAGCAAAAAACAG GCGATGCGTCTGCAACTACTGACGGCAATAGGGGCACTGGCAGGCACAGCCTGTGCCCTCCTAACTGAAGGAGGGGCAGTGGGCAGTGAAGTTGCAAGTGGTACAGGTCCTGGCTGGGTTCTGCCATTCACTGCAGGTGGCTTCATCTATGTAGCAACGGTGTCCGTGTTGCCTGAGCTGTTGAGGGAGGCATCACCATTGCAGTCACTTCTGGAGGTGCTGGGGCTGCTAGGGGGAGTTGTCATGATGGTGCTGATTGCCCACCTCGAGTGA